The following coding sequences lie in one Frondihabitans peucedani genomic window:
- a CDS encoding NAD(P)-dependent oxidoreductase, producing the protein MKIVITGAHGKVGRAATQALLDAGHEVLAVDLTRPGFERKPEGSAAYQMADLTDAGQAYAVVRGADVVVHVAAIPEPTGNPPHVVFQTNLMSTFNVLEAAVRFGVKRFVNISSETVPGFFFPERPFLPDYAPVDEEHPVHPQDPYALSKTFGEQLMNAAVERSDISVISLRPSWVQNEGNYEQNLGPQVRDASVLSPNLWSYIDVYDLADAIVLAAESDLPGHEVFYIASPDNVGGHDFAAVLEKYYGDKIELRPLDRVDASGISSAKAQRVLGWTPKRSWRDYLDSEGHAL; encoded by the coding sequence ATGAAGATCGTCATCACCGGAGCCCACGGCAAGGTCGGCCGCGCCGCCACCCAGGCCCTGCTCGACGCCGGACACGAGGTGCTCGCCGTCGACCTCACGCGCCCGGGCTTCGAGCGCAAGCCCGAAGGATCCGCGGCCTACCAGATGGCCGACCTCACCGACGCGGGGCAGGCCTACGCCGTCGTGCGCGGAGCCGACGTCGTCGTCCACGTGGCCGCGATCCCCGAGCCGACCGGCAACCCGCCGCACGTCGTCTTCCAGACCAACCTGATGTCGACCTTCAACGTGCTCGAGGCGGCCGTCCGCTTCGGGGTCAAGCGTTTCGTCAACATCTCGAGCGAGACCGTCCCCGGTTTCTTCTTCCCTGAGCGCCCGTTCCTGCCCGACTACGCGCCGGTCGACGAGGAGCACCCCGTGCACCCGCAGGATCCCTACGCGCTCTCGAAGACGTTCGGCGAGCAGCTCATGAACGCGGCCGTCGAGCGCTCCGACATCAGCGTGATCTCGCTGCGCCCGAGCTGGGTGCAGAACGAGGGCAACTACGAGCAGAACCTCGGACCGCAGGTGCGCGACGCCAGTGTCCTGAGCCCGAATCTCTGGAGCTACATCGACGTGTACGACCTCGCCGACGCGATCGTTCTCGCGGCCGAGTCGGACCTCCCCGGCCACGAGGTGTTCTATATCGCTTCGCCCGACAACGTCGGCGGACACGACTTCGCAGCCGTCCTCGAGAAGTACTACGGCGACAAGATCGAGCTGCGCCCCCTCGACCGCGTCGACGCCTCCGGCATCTCGTCGGCCAAGGCGCAGCGCGTGCTCGGCTGGACCCCGAAGCGCTCATGGCGCGACTACCTCGACTCCGAGGGTCACGCCCTGTGA
- the rbsD gene encoding D-ribose pyranase produces MRTTTGIIHPQLTRVLGEFGHTDGLVIADAGLPIPTAVERVDLAFVPGTPAFFDVLDRILAEFVVERAIGSAEMADENPAMLAGLRERLRVVGVELVLVPHAEFKRNTHDARAIVRTGEYSPYSNVLLYSAAPF; encoded by the coding sequence GTGAGGACGACCACCGGCATCATCCACCCGCAGCTGACGCGGGTGCTCGGGGAGTTCGGCCACACCGACGGTCTCGTGATCGCCGATGCCGGGCTGCCCATCCCGACCGCGGTCGAGCGGGTCGACCTCGCCTTCGTGCCCGGCACGCCGGCCTTCTTCGACGTGCTCGACCGCATCCTGGCCGAGTTCGTCGTCGAGCGGGCCATCGGCTCGGCGGAGATGGCCGACGAGAACCCGGCCATGCTCGCCGGACTGCGTGAGCGACTCCGGGTCGTCGGCGTCGAGCTTGTGCTCGTGCCGCACGCGGAGTTCAAGCGGAACACGCACGACGCCCGCGCGATCGTGCGGACCGGCGAGTACTCGCCCTACTCGAACGTTCTCCTGTATTCGGCAGCACCGTTCTAA